The following are from one region of the Vitis riparia cultivar Riparia Gloire de Montpellier isolate 1030 chromosome 9, EGFV_Vit.rip_1.0, whole genome shotgun sequence genome:
- the LOC117922121 gene encoding casein kinase 1-like protein 2 has protein sequence MEPRVGNKFRLGRKIGSGSFGEIYLGTNIQTNEEVAIKLENVKTKHPQLLYESKLYKILQGGTGIPNVKWFGVEGDYNVLVMDLLGPSLEDLFNFCSRKLSLKTVLMLADQMINRVEFVHSKSFLHRDIKPDNFLMGLGRRANQVYVIDFGLAKKYRDSSTHQHIPYRENKNLTGTARYASMNTHLGIEQSRRDDLESLGYVLMYFLRGSLPWQGLKAGTKKQKYEKISEKKVSTSIEALCRGYPTEFASYFHYCRSLRFDDKPDYAYLKRIFRDLFIREGFQFDYVFDWTILKYQQSQISGPPSRALGPGAGPSHGIPPAVANMDRQSGGEDGRPSGWSSADPSRRRTTVPALNVGTLKQKSPVANDSTMAKDSLSANVRASGSSRRGAVSSSRDAVIVGGESDPSRSRADASPGALRKISSGQRGSPVHSSEHKRISSGRNTSSNIKNFESTLKGIESLHFNNEERVQY, from the exons ATGGAACCTCGAGTTGGAAACAAGTTCCGGCTTGGTCGTAAGATCGGCAGTGGATCATTCGGAGAGATCTATCTCG GCACTAATATTCAGACGAATGAGGAGGTTGCTATTAAGCTT GAAAATGTCAAGACAAAGCATCCCCAATTGCTGTATGAGTCAAAATTGTATAAGATACTACAAGGAGGAA CGGGAATTCCAAATGTAAAATGGTTTGGTGTCGAAGGAGACTACAATGTTCTTGTGATGGATTTGCTTGGACCTAGTCTTGAAGATTTATTCAACTTTTGCAGCAGGAAGCTATCTCTGAAGACAGTTCTTATGCTTGCAGATCAGATG ATCAATCGAGTTGAATTTGttcattcaaaatcatttcttcaTCGAGATATTAAGCCAGAcaactttcttatgggtttagGAAGGCGTGCTAATCAG GTCTATGTTATTGACTTTGGTCTGGCTAAGAAGTACAGAGACTCTTCAACCCATCAACACATTCCTTATAG agaaaataagaatttgACTGGAACTGCAAGATATGCAAGCATGAACACTCACCTTGGCATTG AACAAAGTCGCAGGGATGATTTAGAATCTCTTGGATATGTTCTTATGTATTTCTTACGAGGAAG TCTTCCTTGGCAGGGATTGAAAGCTggaacaaagaaacaaaagtatGAAAAGATCAgtgaaaaaaaagtttcaacATCAATTGAG GCCTTGTGTCGCGGTTATCCTACAGAATTTGCATCATATTTCCATTACTGCCGCTCACTTCGATTTGATGATAAACCAGATTATGCATATCTCAAAAGAATCTTCCGTGACCTTTTTATTCGTGAAG GATTTCAGTTTGATTATGTGTTTGATTGGACGATTCTGAAGTATCAGCAATCGCAGATTTCTGGACCACCTAGCCGCGCTCTT GGCCCTGGGGCTGGACCAAGCCACGGGATCCCTCCTGCTGTTGCCAACATGGATAGACAATCAG GTGGTGAAGATGGAAGACCCTCTGGCTGGTCTTCGGCAGATCCCTCTCGCAGGAGGACCACTGTACCAGCTCTAAATGTTGGAACCTTGAAACAAAAAAGTCCAGTTGCAAATGATTCAACAATGGCAAAAGATAGTCTG TCAGCTAATGTGAGGGCAAGTGGATCATCAAGGCGAGGTGCAGTTTCTAGCAGTCGTGATGCAGTTATTGTTGGAGGTGAATCTGACCCGTCTCGATCTCGTGCTGATGCAAGCCCAGGAGCACTCCGCAAAATTTCTAGTGGACAAAGAGGTTCACCTGTTCATTCATCAGAGCACAAACGTATATCTTCTGGCAGAAACACCTCCTCGAACATAAAGAACTTTGAATCCACCCTTAAGGGTATCGAGTCCCTGCACTTCAATAATGAAGAGAGAGTGCAGTATTAG